The Drosophila teissieri strain GT53w chromosome X, Prin_Dtei_1.1, whole genome shotgun sequence genome has a segment encoding these proteins:
- the LOC122625092 gene encoding putative glutathione-specific gamma-glutamylcyclotransferase 2 encodes MLGYLRELRGSSSAADQLPGNIYTEFFANIIAEPSGNGCKSADHDFTQGFSMLRTFDTENSNQLEPPPATDADVWIFGYGSLVWKADFPYIDRRRGFVWGFKRRFYQHSIDHRGIPERPGRVVTLLPGDPAQDRVYGVAYRIAASQKGAVLDHLDYREKNGYERCNLEFHEYPTDGAEPIQVIMYVATQANDSYAGDVWQVPCIARQIFSSAGPSGPNREYLFNLAAAMDQLFPGAVDEHLEELVACVRRCIAEDEPQLIRHALLQEIAGILEQEQLAEQAQQLEKLLERCQKPGGREWLIHGALQAKNQS; translated from the coding sequence ATGTTGGGCTATCTGAGGGAATTGCGAGGCAGCAGTTCTGCAGCGGATCAGCTGCCCGGCAACATATACACCGAGTTCTTCGCGAACATAATCGCGGAGCCCAGTGGAAATGGATGCAAGTCAGCGGATCACGATTTCACCCAAGGATTCTCAATGCTGCGCACCTTCGACACTGAAAATAGCAATCAACTGGAGCCGCCGCCGGCCACAGATGCAGATGTCTGGATCTTTGGCTATGGGTCGTTGGTGTGGAAGGCGGACTTCCCGTACATAGACCGACGACGCGGCTTCGTTTGGGGATTCAAGCGTCGCTTCTACCAGCACAGCATCGATCACCGGGGCATTCCCGAACGTCCTGGTCGCGTGGTCACTCTGCTGCCGGGCGATCCGGCCCAGGATCGCGTGTACGGTGTGGCCTATCGCATAGCTGCTAGTCAAAAGGGCGCTGTGCTGGACCATCTCGACTACCGGGAGAAGAACGGATACGAGCGCTGCAACTTGGAGTTCCACGAGTATCCAACGGACGGTGCCGAACCAATCCAGGTGATCATGTACGTGGCCACGCAGGCGAACGATTCCTATGCTGGCGATGTGTGGCAAGTTCCCTGTATTGCGAGGCAAATCTTCAGCTCGGCCGGTCCCAGTGGCCCCAATCGCGAGTACCTGTTCAATTTGGCCGCCGCCATGGATCAGCTCTTTCCCGGTGCTGTAGACGAGCACCTCGAAGAACTGGTGGCATGCGTGAGGCGTTGCATTGCCGAGGATGAGCCCCAGCTAATACGGCACGCCCTGTTGCAAGAGATAGCCGGTAttctggagcaggagcagctagCGGAGCAGGcccagcagctggagaagcttTTGGAGCGATGCCAGAAGCCTGGCGGTCGCGAGTGGTTGATCCACGGAGCACTGCAAGCCAAAAACCAGTCGTGA
- the LOC122623979 gene encoding uncharacterized protein LOC122623979: MSGKDDRSKEKRRNMKQYNHHHKKEQGRSTTSSGSPPPTSRRSMVDVADSSDEPRFARRGNWQSSGADRSSLAPQRNRDMLDTLPSDNDDVEQLGLGGAPIDENARAQLRAGDFQQLAQFPSLGGGHFTFGSEREWANVADGQTKLHTKAASGYFTLNLTRLNAGLQTIPFYKRMDYPASLFTRAQIVAQEEAAERAETVYQQRILKDANGGAKSRAPSAKSSKEVAPAAAEKPAAAPAAEPDELDELLAMTNTQLDIGSGTVGPITMPMPMPMVQPATPSPAASKNDVEQWLDSVLDE; the protein is encoded by the exons ATGTCCGGCAAGGACGATCGATCCAAGGA AAAGCGCAGGAACATGAAGCAGTACAATCATCACCATAAAAAGGAACAAGGGCGATCCACCACGTCGTCGGGAtcgccaccacccacctcccgTCGCAGCATGGTAGATGTGGCGGACTCGAGCGATGAGCCACGCTTTGCCAGGCGTGGCAATTGGCAGTCCAGTGGAGCAGACCGCTCCTCGCTGGCACCGCAACGCAATAGGGACATGCTGGACACCCTGCCCAGCGACAACGATGATGTGGAGCAACTGGGCCTGGGCGGTGCACCCATCGATGAGAATGCCCGCGCCCAGTTGCGTGCTGGCGACTTCCAGCAGCTGGCCCAGTTTCCCAGCCTCGGCGGCGGCCACTTCACCTTTGGATCGGAGCGGGAATGGGCCAACGTGGCCGATGGTCAGACCAAGCTGCACACCAAGGCTGCCAGTGGTTACTTCACGCTGAACCTCACCCGCCTAAATGCGGGCTTGCAAACGATTCCGTTCTACAAGCGTATGGATTATCCGGCATCTTTGTTCACCCGTGCCCAGATTGTGGCCCAAGAGGAGGCCGCCGAACGGGCTGAGACAGTTTACCAGCAGCGCATTCTCAAGGACGCCAATGGGGGCGCAAAGTCTCGAGCTCCCTCTGCTAAGTCGAGTAAGGAGGTAGCCCCTGCAGCGGCGGAGAAACCAGCAGCTGCGCCTGCAGCTGAACCCGATGAACTCGACGAGCTGTTGGCCATGACCAATACGCAATTGGATATAGGTTCGGGAACCGTAGGACCCATCAcgatgcccatgcccatgcccatggtGCAACCGGCGACGCCTTCCCCGGCAGCCAGCAAAAACGATGTGGAGCAATGGTTGGATTCCGTTTTGGATGAATAA
- the LOC122624957 gene encoding folylpolyglutamate synthase, mitochondrial, translating to MAARLLGHLIRRSRKSRSLVARTGSSRGTVSTYSTVSTLSTVSMKRMEHLAVSGSGVSLAERVFNTPLPSLNGNHSSGNNRCNSENNNKDTNDAFELAIKQLNSLQSNDAAIRNSMSNARVDTKADTIKYLERSGLPLETVERLSFIHVAGTKGKGSTCALTESLLRHQGVRTGFFSSPHILSTNERIRIDGQLLAKDKFTEQFWKVYNRLWDRREHDHDMPAYFKFLTILGFHVFVAEHVDVVVLEVGIGGEHDCTNIVRNVRTVGITSLGLEHTELLGRTLPEIAWQKAGIIKAGSHVFTHVTQPICLDVIRQRTQEHSATLYEVPPTEDYFRSDAYAPIWQTFSHLIRLNGSLAIQLAGDWLTQSGRQQHTPNEVRMDPQLLGGLISAHWPGRCQLIEWHNMRLHLDGAHTLESMEVCTDWFAKSVRDSVHPKILIFNRTGESGVEPLLKLLNRTCAFDMVCFVPNLATSTPNAPSQVMVRFSPEMQLKRARTIATAWSDLCATEQQKDVGQVYNTLTDAFTAIWQRFPPATDSDGQLEVLVTGSIHLLGAAISALDLIDDSTSRTKI from the exons ATGGCTGCTCGTCTGCTAGGCCACTTAATCCGTCGCAGTCGCAAGTCCAGATCGCTGGTCGCCCGTACAGGGAGCTCCCGCGGTACAGTGAGCACCTACAGTACGGTGAGCACCCTCAGTACAGTGAGCATGAAGCGCATGGAGCACCTGGCGGTATCAGGTTCGGGTGTTAGCCTGGCGGAACGCGTATTCAATACCCCACTACCGAGTCTCAATGGAAATCATAGTTCGGGGAATAACCGCTGCAACAgcgagaacaacaacaaggataCAAATGACGCCTTTGAG TTGGCCATCAAGCAGCTAAACTCCCTGCAGTCGAACGATGCTGCCATAAGGAATTCAATGAGCAATGCCCGCGTGGATACCAAAGCGGATACCATTAAATACCTGGAGCGGAGTGGTCTGCCGCTTGAAACTGTCGAGCGTCTGTCCTTCATCCATGTGGCCGGTACCAAGGGCAAG GGCTCCACCTGCGCCTTGACGGAATCTCTGCTTCGCCATCAGGGTGTCCGCACGGGATTCTTCAGTTCCCCCCACATTCTGTCCACCAACGAGCGGATCCGGATCGATGGCCAGTTGTTGGCCAAGGATAAGTTCACGGAGCAGTTCTGGAAGGTCTACAATCGACTGTGGGATCGGCGGGAGCACGATCACGACATGCCCGCCTACTTTAAGTTCCTGACCATTCTGGGCTTTCATGTGTTCGTTGCCgagcatgtggatgtggtcgTTTTGGAGGTGGGCATCGGTGGTGAGCACGACTGCACGAATATCGTGCGAAATGTGCGCACCGTGGGCATCACATCGCTGGGACTGGAGCACACGGAGCTATTGGGACGCACACTGCCGGAGATTGCCTGGCAGAAGGCGGGCATCATCAAGGCCGGATCGCATGTCTTCACGCATGTCACTCAGCCGATTTGTCTGGACGTCATTCGTCAGCGGACGCAGGAGCACTCAGCCACGCTCTACGAGGTTCCACCCACCGAGGATTACTTTCGATCGGACGCATACGCTCCGATTTGGCAGACATTCAGTCATTTGATTCGCCTAAATGGCTCATTGGCCATTCAATTGGCCGGCGACTGGTTGACGCAGTCGGGCAGACAGCAGCACACTCCCAACGAGGTGAGAATGGATCCACAGCTGCTGGGCGGACTGATAAGCGCCCACTGGCCCGGTCGCTGCCAGCTGATCGAGTGGCACAACATGCGACTACATCTGGACGGAGCCCACACACTGGAGAGCATGGAAGTGTGCACGGACTGGTTTGCCAAGAGCGTGCGAGACAG TGTCCATCCAAAGATACTGATCTTCAATCGCACCGGAGAGTCCGGAGTCGAGCCACTGCTGAAGCTCCTCAACCGCACCTGCGCCTTCGACATGGTCTGCTTCGTGCCCAATTTGGCCACCTCCACGCCAAATGCGCCCAGCCAGGTGATGGTTCGGTTTAGTCCCGAAATGCAATTGAAGCGCGCGAGGACCATTGCCACGGCATGGAGTGACCTCTGCGCCACGGAGCAGCAAAAGGATGTGGGTCAGGTGTACAATACGCTGACCGACGCCTTCACCGCCATCTGGCAGAGATTTCCACCAGCCACGGACAGCGACGGCCAACTGGAGGTCCTCGTCACCGGTTCCATTCACCTGCTGGGAGCGGCTATAAGTGCTCTGGACCTCATCGATGATTCCACATCTAGAACTAAGATATAA
- the LOC122624842 gene encoding homeobox protein B-H1: MQSSKSFLIRDLLGDLINRRQTDSELELSNDDSDIDIEDRSTPDSTAAGCQQDLLLSHHHRRFTHHDESSVESCLSATRGPGSGTGSGGGGGGGGGGGGMASGLSAAAAAAGVAAGLLAAAASGANGDRDGSGGSGPGSGGGTSGGYAEHKLQLSKSGRKPRRRRTAFTHAQLAYLERKFRCQKYLSVADRSDVAETLNLSETQVKTWYQNRRTKWKRQNQLRLEQLRHQATMEKDFVVQDGGGAGGLGCCPSGLSSSFSAAAAAAAAASNPCNFLTSAAAAAIFRNVGYVHGCPM; this comes from the exons ATGCAGAGCTCAAAGTCCTTTTTAATACGCGATCTTCTTGGCGATTTGATTAATCGACGACAAACAGATTCGG AACTGGAGCTCTCCAACGACGACTCGGATATAGACATTGAGGATCGTTCTACGCCGGACTCGACGGCTGCGGGCTGCCAGCAGGATCTGCTGCTGTCGCACCATCACCGCAGATTCACCCACCACGACGAGTCCAGTGTGGAGTCCTGCCTATCGGCCACACGGGGTCCCGGCTCCGGCACAGGATCgggtggcggaggaggaggcggtggtggtggtggtggaatgGCCAGCGGACTGAGTgccgctgcagcggcggcgggCGTGGCCGCTGGCCTCCTGGCAGCGGCGGCCAGTGGTGCCAACGGCGATCGAGATGgcagcggtggcagtggcCCGGGATCGGGCGGCGGCACAAGTGGCGGCTATGCGGAGCACAAGCTGCAGCTGAGCAAAAGTGGCCGGAAGCCGCGTCGCCGCCGTACCGCCTTCACGCACGCCCAGCTCGCCTACTTGGAGCGGAAGTTCCGATGCCAGAAGTACCTGAGCGTGGCCGATCGCAGCGATGTGGCCGAAACGCTCAATCTGTCCGAGACGCAGGTGAAAACCTGGTACCAGAATCGCAG AACCAAGTGGAAGCGACAGAATCAACTGCGCCTGGAGCAGCTGCGTCATCAGGCGACCATGGAGAAGGACTTTGTGGTCCAGGATGGCGGCGGTGCGGGCGGACTGGGCTGTTGTCCCAGCGGACTGAGCAGTTCATTTagtgccgccgccgccgctgcagcggcTGCCAGCAATCCGTGCAATTTTCTCACTTCCGCCGCAGCGGCGGCCATTTTCCGCAACGTCGGCTACGTCCACGGATGTCCCATGTAg
- the LOC122623980 gene encoding uncharacterized protein LOC122623980, translated as MAEYNMSHMVRPQGFSLEELRQTLGQSVIREQCYFIYATSNIVEIMAGFDQLLNQEEIEFGAEQLAPVYVTGLMVYLLHHDDMVATLVKRTLFLQKCFDYMACTEETHIHQLCVYILGLLDTNSSSIMLNLILGCRVASPLSTMARVVGNCLLWAMLDHMSDLGLDSHRLRPAGTLLLVVAVVKPRIYVQSYLHALHLVVRLISSILVVGPLGGQGQQLCQETGAPEDLMKLAKDDCSIIVRWLIAIVEELRPLMVENNDLGHLHERLVLLESICELMQLLHGHLVKCYQEKSDLQRN; from the exons ATGGCCGAGTACAACATGAGCCACATGGTGAGACCCCAGGGATTCAGCTTGGAGGAGCTGCGTCAGACTTTGGGTCAATCGGTGATTCGGGAACAATGCTACTTTATATATGCCACCAGCAATATTGTGGAG ATAATGGCAGGATTCGATCAACTGCTCAACCAGGAGGAGATCGAATTCGGAGCAGAGCAACTGGCTCCGGTCTATGTGACCGGCTTGATGGTTTATCTACTCCATCATGACGACATGGTGGCGACCCTCGTGAAGAGAACTCTCTTTTTGCAGAAGTGCTTCGATTATATGGCATGCACCGAGGAAACGCAC ATCCACCAGCTATGCGTCTATATCCTGGGCCTCCTGGATACCAACAGTTCGAGCATAATGCTGAACCTGATCCTCGGCTGCCGCGTGGCCAGTCCACTGAGCACGATGGCCCGCGTTGTGGGCAACTGTCTGCTCTGGGCCATGTTGGATCACATGTCGGACTTGGGCCTGGACTCGCACCGATTGCGTCCGGCTGGCACACTGCTACTCGTAGTCGCCGTGGTGAAGCCGCGTATCTATGTGCAGTCCTATCTGCATGCCCTGCACCTGGTGGTCCGCTTGATATCCAGCATCTTGGTGGTCGGACCACTCGGTGGCCAAGGCCAGCAACTGTGCCAGGAGACCGGTGCGCCGGAGGATTTGATGAAACTGGCCAAGGACGACTGCTCGATTATAGTGCGCTGGCTTATCGCCATCGTTGAGGAATTGCGTCCGCTGATGGTGGAGAACAACGACTTGGGGCATCTGCATGAGCGCCTGGTGCTCCTGGAGTCCATATGTGAGCTCATGCAACTCCTGCATGGTCACTTGGTTAAGTGCTATCAGGAAAAAAGCGACCTACAACGCAATTAA